One window from the genome of Enterobacteriaceae bacterium Kacie_13 encodes:
- the aspA gene encoding aspartate ammonia-lyase, producing MSNTIRIEEDLLGTREVPADAYYGIHTLRAIENFYISNTKISDVPEFVRGMVMVKKAAALANKELRTIPRHIADIIIQACDEVLDKGKCMDQFPIDVYQGGAGTSVNMNTNEVLANIGLELMGHQKGDYQFLNPNDHLNKCQSTNDAYPTGFRIAVYASLLKLVDAISQLGDGFERKAKEFENIIKMGRTQLQDAVPMTLGQEFHAFNVLLKEETRNLIRTGELLLEVNLGATAIGTRLNTPEGYQQLAVEKLAEVSNLPCIPAEDLIEATSDCGAYVMVHSSLKRLAVKLSKICNDLRLLSSGPRAGLNEINLPELQAGSSIMPAKVNPVIPEVVNQVCFKVIGNDVCVTMAAEAGQLQLNVMEPVIGQAMFESVHILTNACYNLLEKCINGITANKEVCEFYVFNSIGIVTYLNPFIGHHNGDIVGKICAETGKSVREVVLERGLLTEAELDDIFSIENLKHPAYKAKRYTDENEQ from the coding sequence ATGTCAAACACCATTCGTATCGAGGAAGACCTGCTGGGCACGCGCGAAGTACCAGCAGACGCTTATTACGGCATTCATACCCTGCGGGCGATTGAAAACTTCTATATCAGCAACACCAAGATCAGCGATGTTCCTGAATTTGTCCGTGGCATGGTGATGGTGAAAAAAGCGGCGGCTCTTGCTAACAAAGAGCTTCGCACGATCCCACGCCATATTGCTGACATCATCATTCAGGCATGTGACGAAGTGCTTGATAAAGGTAAGTGCATGGACCAGTTCCCTATCGACGTCTATCAGGGCGGGGCGGGAACCTCGGTAAATATGAACACGAATGAAGTGCTGGCTAACATCGGTCTGGAACTGATGGGACACCAGAAAGGCGATTATCAGTTCCTCAATCCAAACGATCACCTCAACAAATGCCAGTCGACCAACGACGCCTACCCGACGGGTTTTCGTATCGCCGTGTATGCCTCGCTGCTGAAACTGGTCGATGCCATCTCCCAACTGGGCGACGGTTTCGAGCGTAAAGCTAAAGAATTCGAGAACATCATCAAGATGGGGCGTACGCAGTTGCAGGATGCGGTTCCTATGACCCTTGGTCAGGAATTCCATGCCTTCAACGTGTTGCTAAAAGAAGAAACCCGCAACCTCATTCGCACCGGCGAACTGCTGCTGGAAGTGAACCTCGGTGCGACGGCGATCGGCACCCGTCTGAATACGCCGGAAGGTTATCAGCAACTGGCGGTGGAAAAACTGGCGGAAGTCAGTAATCTGCCCTGCATTCCGGCTGAAGACCTGATCGAAGCGACCTCCGACTGTGGGGCTTACGTCATGGTACACAGCTCTCTGAAACGTCTGGCGGTGAAGCTTTCTAAAATCTGTAACGACCTGCGCCTGCTCTCTTCCGGCCCTCGCGCTGGCCTGAACGAAATCAATCTGCCAGAGTTGCAGGCAGGTTCTTCAATCATGCCCGCCAAGGTCAATCCGGTCATCCCGGAAGTGGTCAATCAGGTGTGCTTTAAAGTTATCGGTAACGACGTGTGCGTCACCATGGCGGCAGAAGCCGGTCAGCTCCAACTGAACGTGATGGAACCGGTTATCGGCCAGGCGATGTTTGAGTCAGTTCATATCCTGACGAACGCTTGTTACAATCTGCTGGAAAAATGCATCAACGGCATTACCGCTAATAAAGAAGTGTGCGAATTTTACGTATTCAACTCTATCGGTATCGTCACTTATCTCAACCCGTTTATCGGCCACCACAATGGCGATATCGTCGGTAAGATTTGTGCAGAAACCGGCAAGAGCGTCAGGGAAGTGGTGCTTGAGCGTGGCCTGCTGACAGAAGCAGAGCTCGACGATATTTTCTCTATCGAGAATCTTAAACACCCGGCATATAAAGCAAAACGCTACACGGATGAAAATGAACAGTAA
- a CDS encoding anaerobic C4-dicarboxylate transporter: MLIIELIIVLLAIFLGARLGGIGIGFAGGLGVLVLAMIGVKPGSIPFDVISIIMAVIAAISTMQVAGGMDYLVQQTEKLLRRNPKHITILAPIVTYFLTILAGTGNISLSALPVISEVAKEQGIKPCRPLSTAVVAAQIAITASPISAAVVYMSSVMEDHGVSYLHLLMVMIPSTLAAVIVMSLMVTWCFDSKLSNDPVYLKRYEEGLVTLRGDTVIDIKPRAKLSVLLFLLGVLSVVGYAVINSPSLGLVATPLMTTTSAILIIMLSVATLITLLCRVDTDSILTSGTFKAGMSACICILGVAWLGDTFVQANIGWIKETAGSIIQSHPWLLAVIFFFSSALLYSQAATTKALLPMALALSVSPLTAVGSFAAVSGLFILPTYPTLVAAVQMDDTGTTRIGRFVFNHPFFIPGTVGVFLSVLFAFGLGSFIL; the protein is encoded by the coding sequence ATGTTAATCATCGAACTTATTATCGTATTGTTAGCGATCTTTCTCGGCGCGCGCTTAGGCGGTATCGGGATTGGCTTCGCAGGCGGGTTGGGCGTACTGGTGCTCGCCATGATCGGCGTGAAACCGGGGTCGATTCCTTTCGACGTCATCTCCATCATTATGGCTGTGATCGCAGCCATCTCGACCATGCAGGTCGCAGGCGGGATGGACTATCTGGTCCAGCAAACCGAAAAATTGCTGCGGCGTAATCCGAAGCACATCACTATCCTCGCCCCCATCGTGACTTACTTCCTGACCATCCTCGCAGGAACGGGCAACATTTCACTGTCGGCATTACCCGTGATTTCTGAAGTCGCCAAAGAGCAAGGCATTAAGCCCTGCCGTCCATTGTCCACCGCCGTGGTCGCAGCGCAAATTGCTATTACCGCCTCGCCGATTTCGGCAGCAGTGGTTTATATGTCATCAGTAATGGAAGATCACGGTGTCAGCTATTTGCACCTGTTGATGGTGATGATCCCTTCCACCCTGGCGGCCGTTATCGTGATGTCTTTGATGGTGACCTGGTGCTTTGACTCCAAACTCTCTAACGATCCCGTCTATCTTAAACGTTACGAGGAAGGTCTGGTGACGCTGCGTGGCGATACCGTTATCGACATCAAACCGCGCGCAAAACTCTCCGTGCTTTTATTCCTGCTCGGTGTGTTATCGGTGGTCGGGTATGCGGTGATCAACAGTCCGAGTCTCGGGCTGGTGGCTACGCCACTGATGACCACCACCAGCGCGATCCTCATTATCATGCTCAGCGTGGCGACTTTAATTACCCTGTTATGCCGCGTTGATACTGATTCGATTCTGACTTCCGGTACGTTCAAAGCGGGTATGAGCGCCTGTATTTGTATCCTCGGCGTGGCGTGGTTAGGCGATACCTTCGTGCAAGCCAATATCGGCTGGATTAAAGAAACGGCGGGCAGCATTATTCAGTCGCACCCCTGGTTGCTGGCGGTAATTTTCTTCTTCAGTTCGGCACTGCTGTATTCCCAGGCGGCGACGACAAAAGCCCTGTTGCCGATGGCGCTGGCACTGAGCGTTTCTCCGCTGACTGCTGTGGGTTCATTTGCTGCCGTCTCCGGCCTGTTCATACTGCCAACCTACCCGACGCTGGTCGCAGCGGTTCAGATGGACGATACCGGTACGACCCGCATCGGGCGCTTCGTGTTCAACCATCCGTTCTTTATTCCCGGCACCGTCGGCGTTTTCCTGTCAGTTCTGTTTGCCTTCGGTTTGGGCAGTTTCATTCTCTGA